A single window of Sphingobium sp. SCG-1 DNA harbors:
- a CDS encoding SDR family oxidoreductase → MAGVRNLHDAMTGYAPENLFAVAGKVALITGGGSGIGLMIAQCLTANGARVYICGRNAEKLEEAAGATGATAIAADISTLEGIEHVRRELGGREERLDILVNNAGTSWVSAIDEFPEHGWDKVLDLNAKAPFFLVKALLPLLSRQPDGAEWSSVVMISSARGMTAKASSVAYNVSKAALNHMTRVLAVGLADHRISVNTIAPGWFETNLNRTILRDRKDDLLSAQPIKRLGSAEDLSGAILFLCSRAGAYVTGHILPLDGGLVAAA, encoded by the coding sequence ATGGCTGGCGTGCGGAACCTGCATGACGCCATGACCGGATATGCGCCGGAGAACCTGTTCGCGGTGGCGGGAAAGGTCGCGCTGATCACCGGCGGCGGCAGCGGCATTGGCCTGATGATCGCGCAATGCCTGACGGCGAATGGCGCGCGCGTCTATATCTGCGGGCGCAATGCTGAGAAGCTCGAGGAAGCCGCCGGGGCTACAGGCGCCACGGCGATCGCTGCGGATATCTCAACCTTGGAGGGTATCGAACATGTTCGGCGCGAGCTGGGCGGTCGCGAGGAACGGCTCGATATCCTCGTCAACAATGCCGGCACGAGTTGGGTGTCCGCCATCGATGAATTCCCGGAACATGGATGGGACAAGGTTCTCGATCTCAATGCCAAGGCACCATTCTTTCTGGTGAAAGCCTTGCTGCCGTTGCTCTCGCGACAGCCCGATGGCGCGGAGTGGTCCAGCGTCGTCATGATCAGCTCGGCACGGGGCATGACAGCCAAAGCCTCGTCGGTTGCCTATAATGTCTCGAAGGCCGCGCTCAATCACATGACGAGGGTTCTTGCCGTAGGCCTGGCGGACCACCGGATCTCGGTCAACACCATCGCGCCGGGTTGGTTCGAAACCAACCTCAATCGTACGATCTTGCGGGATCGGAAGGATGATCTGCTGAGCGCCCAGCCCATCAAGCGCCTTGGGTCGGCGGAGGACCTGAGTGGCGCGATCCTGTTTCTATGCTCCCGCGCGGGAGCCTATGTGACAGGGCATATCCTGCCTCTCGACGGCGGCCTCGTAGCCGCTGCCTGA
- a CDS encoding LysR family transcriptional regulator has product MDLKELRYFRAIVHCGTMCKAAAHLRIAQPALTRQVQKLEHDLGVQLLRRTTRGVTPTPAGLSLMKRTTHLENELDDIRREVSGFAERVTGSLHFAMQYPLTTLMVPDLIVDFKQAYPDVSLHVIENVSRSITDGLLSEQLDLAVVDSPSHDHADLTIIPLWIERLRLVGPASAAKSLLFRKPAATIKDIAALPMIMPTQHHALRRLAEAAFAREKMQFHPALEIDGASTICETVRRGLGYTLMPQAGFHALEQEGGLVAMDVKPEIRRVVSIVTRTVLLQDTKTAALIAKIRDMAPAVAAMPILGPATLYQSGDDGGATRFPTLALAGAA; this is encoded by the coding sequence ATGGACCTGAAGGAATTGCGCTATTTTCGCGCGATTGTGCATTGCGGGACTATGTGCAAGGCTGCCGCTCATCTTCGTATAGCCCAGCCGGCGCTTACGCGGCAGGTCCAGAAGCTTGAGCATGATCTCGGCGTGCAGCTTCTGCGTCGAACTACCCGCGGCGTTACACCAACCCCTGCCGGTCTTTCGCTGATGAAGCGGACGACCCATCTTGAAAATGAGCTGGACGATATCCGTCGCGAGGTCTCGGGCTTTGCTGAGCGGGTCACAGGTAGTCTCCATTTCGCCATGCAGTATCCGCTCACGACGCTGATGGTCCCCGACCTGATCGTCGATTTCAAGCAGGCCTATCCTGACGTTTCGCTGCATGTCATCGAGAATGTGAGTCGCAGCATTACCGATGGTCTTTTGAGTGAACAGCTCGATCTGGCGGTTGTCGATTCCCCGAGCCACGACCACGCCGATTTGACCATCATCCCATTGTGGATCGAAAGGCTGAGGCTGGTTGGGCCTGCGTCGGCGGCGAAATCGTTGCTGTTCCGCAAGCCGGCTGCGACGATCAAGGATATCGCTGCGCTACCGATGATTATGCCAACCCAGCATCATGCACTGCGGCGTCTGGCCGAAGCGGCCTTTGCGCGCGAAAAGATGCAGTTCCATCCCGCACTCGAAATCGATGGTGCCTCGACGATCTGCGAGACGGTTCGCCGCGGACTGGGCTACACGTTGATGCCGCAGGCTGGCTTTCATGCACTCGAGCAGGAGGGCGGACTCGTCGCTATGGACGTCAAGCCGGAGATCCGGCGCGTCGTGAGCATCGTCACCCGCACGGTCCTGCTGCAGGACACGAAGACGGCTGCCTTGATTGCGAAAATCCGGGACATGGCTCCAGCGGTCGCGGCGATGCCGATCCTCGGGCCAGCCACGCTCTATCAAAGTGGCGACGATGGCGGAGCGACGCGTTTCCCGACGTTGGCTCTTGCAGGCGCAGCCTGA
- a CDS encoding acyl-CoA dehydrogenase, producing MPDTNFPDWKPELAEVTDFLTAAPLRRLAAVLDADHLPSPSDELPPLAHWLFFLPEDKQSTLSRDGHPERGGFLPPVPALRRMWAGGSLEFLRPVPLEVRAVKRSVVEAVETKQGTAGPLTFVTLLHSLLVDGEEYVRERQNLVYLNDAPARREAKASMRVSERTRPVSLDITALFRFSALTFNAHRIHYDESYARQIEGYTGLLVHGPFQAMLLMDHLLRSFPGARVQSFSFRAVRPLVVSGPFELRLSQGNGQVEIWTVDDQGAECMAAKATLA from the coding sequence ATGCCCGACACCAATTTCCCGGACTGGAAGCCTGAGCTTGCCGAGGTGACCGATTTTTTGACCGCAGCGCCTTTGCGGCGGCTAGCAGCCGTGCTGGATGCCGATCACCTCCCTTCGCCGTCGGATGAGCTGCCGCCTCTTGCGCACTGGCTATTCTTCCTGCCTGAAGACAAGCAGTCGACGCTAAGTCGTGACGGGCATCCCGAGCGGGGTGGCTTTCTCCCGCCTGTCCCTGCCCTTCGACGGATGTGGGCGGGCGGCTCCCTCGAATTCCTTCGCCCCGTTCCGCTCGAGGTGAGGGCAGTCAAACGCAGCGTTGTCGAGGCTGTCGAGACCAAACAAGGCACTGCGGGCCCGCTTACCTTCGTGACGCTGCTCCACAGCCTGCTCGTCGATGGCGAAGAATATGTCCGCGAGCGGCAGAACCTTGTCTATCTGAACGACGCCCCGGCGCGACGCGAGGCCAAGGCTTCCATGCGGGTGTCGGAGCGGACCCGGCCGGTGTCGCTCGATATCACTGCGCTGTTTCGCTTTTCCGCACTGACGTTCAACGCCCACCGCATCCATTATGACGAAAGCTATGCGCGCCAGATCGAAGGCTATACCGGCTTGCTGGTCCATGGCCCCTTTCAGGCCATGCTTCTGATGGACCATTTGCTGCGCAGCTTTCCGGGCGCCCGCGTTCAGAGCTTCTCCTTCCGTGCCGTCCGTCCGCTTGTCGTGAGCGGACCGTTCGAACTTCGTCTGTCGCAAGGCAATGGTCAGGTCGAGATCTGGACCGTGGATGATCAGGGCGCCGAGTGCATGGCCGCAAAAGCGACACTCGCATGA
- a CDS encoding HpcH/HpaI aldolase/citrate lyase family protein, whose amino-acid sequence MRQSWRSLLFVPGDNIARIEKPARSEADAVILDLEDGVAPERKVIARQGLGHASRMIAASGKAVVVRIDADHMMSDLDAAVACSPDAIMVPKADNAGTLAALSDEIAAREDRGAQGAIVGLLPLIESPSALPMLHALAAIPRSIGLAFGSEDFSLAMGVEPTPNCLDLPCRLTALAAAAYGKSCFAIPFSIAAFRNEAGFGAAVATARGFGASGGLCIHPIQVAVINRSFTPSQDAVEEARGIVAAWRSQDRGNRGAISFQGRMIDLPVVLRAERILGQFD is encoded by the coding sequence ATGAGGCAGAGCTGGCGATCCCTGCTGTTCGTCCCAGGTGACAACATCGCACGCATCGAGAAACCGGCTCGAAGCGAGGCGGACGCCGTCATTCTCGATCTGGAGGACGGCGTAGCGCCCGAGCGAAAGGTCATCGCGCGTCAGGGTCTTGGCCATGCTTCCAGGATGATCGCTGCCAGCGGCAAGGCCGTCGTGGTGCGGATCGATGCCGATCACATGATGTCAGACCTGGATGCGGCTGTCGCTTGCAGCCCGGACGCGATCATGGTCCCGAAAGCAGACAACGCAGGCACGTTGGCAGCGCTCTCCGATGAGATCGCCGCCCGGGAGGATCGAGGCGCTCAGGGTGCCATTGTCGGCCTCCTGCCCTTGATCGAATCACCATCGGCACTCCCGATGCTGCACGCCCTTGCGGCGATTCCGCGCAGCATCGGCCTCGCATTCGGATCGGAGGATTTCTCCCTCGCAATGGGTGTCGAACCGACGCCGAACTGTCTCGATCTCCCTTGCCGCCTGACGGCTCTCGCGGCGGCTGCATATGGCAAGTCTTGCTTCGCAATCCCCTTCTCGATCGCGGCGTTTCGTAACGAAGCGGGCTTCGGGGCGGCCGTTGCGACTGCACGCGGCTTTGGCGCCTCCGGTGGACTGTGCATCCATCCAATCCAGGTCGCTGTGATCAACCGCAGCTTCACGCCATCCCAGGATGCTGTGGAGGAAGCCCGGGGGATTGTTGCGGCCTGGCGCTCGCAAGACCGGGGCAATCGGGGCGCCATCAGCTTTCAAGGCAGGATGATCGACCTGCCGGTGGTTCTGAGGGCCGAGCGCATCCTCGGGCAGTTCGACTGA
- a CDS encoding MBL fold metallo-hydrolase, which translates to MASAGELMASKTWQLGQVRITRVIEIGPLELPVGAILDTDTETVLKHDWLRPFFATDDGKVLINVQAFVIEAGGRTIIVDTCIGNDKPRGGALYNMRNEPFLERLGDAGFTPEQIDVVMCTHLHVDHVGWNTRFVEGAWVPTFPNARYLFERTEYAHAIEDRMGDQEATYQDSVKPIVDAGLHLLVVSDHKLCDEVRLSPTPGHTPGHCAVIIESQGQRAIITGDMIHHPIQVAEVDACSHVDTDKAQARQSRRDLFAQCEGTGDLLLGTHFPDPTSVRILRAGDGWRAEPA; encoded by the coding sequence ATGGCCTCGGCGGGAGAATTGATGGCGAGCAAGACATGGCAACTCGGCCAGGTCCGCATTACACGCGTCATTGAGATCGGTCCACTGGAATTGCCGGTCGGAGCGATCCTCGACACCGATACCGAGACGGTGCTGAAACATGACTGGCTCCGCCCTTTTTTTGCGACCGACGATGGCAAGGTGCTGATAAATGTGCAGGCTTTCGTCATCGAGGCCGGCGGGAGGACGATCATCGTGGACACCTGCATCGGCAACGACAAGCCGCGCGGTGGAGCACTCTACAACATGCGCAACGAGCCCTTTCTGGAGCGACTGGGTGACGCGGGCTTCACGCCTGAGCAGATCGATGTCGTCATGTGCACGCATCTCCATGTCGATCATGTCGGCTGGAATACCCGGTTCGTTGAAGGGGCCTGGGTGCCGACCTTCCCCAATGCGCGCTACCTGTTCGAGCGCACAGAATATGCGCACGCCATCGAGGACAGGATGGGCGATCAGGAGGCGACGTACCAGGATTCGGTGAAACCCATTGTCGATGCCGGCCTTCATCTCCTCGTCGTGTCCGATCACAAGCTGTGTGATGAAGTCCGCCTGTCGCCAACGCCCGGTCACACGCCGGGGCATTGCGCGGTTATCATCGAGTCTCAAGGTCAACGCGCCATCATTACAGGCGACATGATCCATCACCCGATTCAGGTTGCCGAAGTGGATGCCTGCAGCCACGTCGACACGGACAAGGCGCAGGCGCGGCAGTCGAGGCGCGACCTGTTCGCCCAGTGCGAGGGAACCGGCGATCTTTTGCTCGGCACGCACTTCCCCGATCCGACCAGCGTACGGATCTTGCGGGCCGGTGATGGCTGGCGTGCGGAACCTGCATGA
- a CDS encoding NADPH-dependent F420 reductase yields the protein MGASWPSDARRCYRLFPQLTAPQLTGKFDRTTRSNGDETMKIGIIGAGYIGRALAELASNAGYEVMISNSRGPDTLSSIAMTTRSTAGTVQEAAAFGDIVFIAIPFKHRGQLNPADFAGKIVGDANNYYPQREGNIPELDNRETTTSEMMQALLPGAKVVKAFNAILARDLERDGKPAGTAGRRALPIAGDDPEAKRLVAEFHDKIGYDVVDGGTLADSWRFERAKPGYCRPLDKNDMVAALAAAERDKEVAEGSWRP from the coding sequence GTGGGCGCTTCCTGGCCCTCCGATGCTCGACGATGCTATCGGCTATTCCCCCAACTTACGGCACCACAGCTCACTGGAAAATTTGACAGAACAACCAGGTCGAATGGAGACGAAACTATGAAGATCGGAATAATCGGAGCGGGCTATATCGGACGAGCACTTGCCGAACTTGCATCGAACGCGGGATATGAAGTAATGATCAGCAATTCGCGCGGGCCTGACACGCTCAGCAGTATTGCCATGACGACACGGTCAACCGCCGGGACCGTGCAGGAAGCGGCAGCCTTCGGTGATATCGTCTTCATCGCCATCCCCTTCAAGCATCGCGGCCAGCTCAACCCGGCCGATTTCGCGGGCAAGATCGTTGGCGACGCGAACAACTATTATCCCCAGCGCGAAGGCAACATTCCCGAACTGGACAATCGCGAAACGACGACCAGCGAGATGATGCAGGCCCTTCTTCCCGGGGCCAAGGTCGTCAAGGCCTTCAATGCGATCCTCGCGCGCGATCTCGAGCGCGACGGCAAGCCTGCCGGTACGGCCGGTCGGCGGGCACTGCCGATTGCGGGCGACGATCCGGAAGCAAAGCGCCTCGTTGCCGAATTTCATGACAAGATCGGCTATGATGTCGTTGATGGCGGCACCCTGGCCGACAGTTGGCGGTTCGAACGCGCCAAGCCCGGCTACTGCAGGCCTCTCGATAAGAACGACATGGTAGCCGCTCTGGCGGCTGCCGAACGTGACAAGGAAGTCGCGGAAGGGTCCTGGCGCCCCTGA